A region of the Mesoterricola sediminis genome:
CGTAGCCGTGCTTCTCCAGGATGTCCACGGCCAGGAGCAGGAGCTCCAGCCGCAGCTCGGGCTTCGGCAGGGTCTCGACGGGGATGGTGCGCTGGTGGGCCAGCACCTTGGGGAGGTAGGCGAAGCCGTAGATGGCCATGCGGTCCGGAGCGAGCTCCAGGGTGCTCTCCAGGGTCCGGCGGAAGGTCTCCAGGGTCTGGCCCGGGAGGCCGTAGACGAGGTCCAGGTTGATGCCGGGGAAGCCCAGACTCCTCGCCTGGCGGACCGTGTCCAGGGTGTGCTGCCAGGTCTGGCCCCGGGTGATGAGGGCCTGGACGCCCTCGTCCAGGTCCTGCACGCCGAAGGAGACGCGGTTGAAGCCCATCTCCCGCAGGGCGGGGAGCTGGTCGGGGCGCAGGAAGGTGGGGTCCACCTCGATGGAGACCTCGGCGTGGGGCAGCAGCTCGAAGCGGCGGGTGATCAGCTCGAAGGTGCGGCGCAGGTCCGGCACGTCCAGGTAGGTGGGGGTGCCCCCGCCCCAGTGGAGCTGCACGGCCTTGCGGCGGCCGGGGAGGTGCTTGGCCCAGAGCTCCACCTCGGCGTCCAGGGCCCGCAGGAAGCCCTCGACCGGGGTGTACTTGGGGCTCACCACGACGTTGCAGCCGCAGTAGGAGCAGCGCCGCCCGCAGAAGGGGAGGTGCGCGTAGAGGGAGAGGGGCTGGGGGTCCAGGTCGGCCCGGCCCAGGGCCTGGACGACCTCCTCCTGCGGGAAGCCCTCGGACCACACCGGGGGCATGGGGTAGCCGGTGTAGCGGGGACCGGGGCGGTCGTAGTGCTTGATGAGCTCGGATAGGGCCAGGGCCATGGGAGGCGCCTCCAGGTTCGATTCTCTCAGATGTCGGCGACCGGAAGGGTCACATTCACCCTTTGACGGCGTCGATGACGGCGCCGACCACGTCCGGGTCGGTCTCCGGCAGGAGGCCGTGGCCCAGGTTGAACACGTGGGGCCGGCCCTTCATCGTCTCCACGATGGCCCGGGCCTTGCGCACGGCCGTTTCCTTGCCCGCGAGCAGGGCCGTGGGGTCCAGGTTGCCCTGGAGGACCTTGCCGGGGAACAGGTCCCGGGCCTCGGCCATGGGCACCTGCCAGCTCACCGCGAAGCCCTCGCAGGGCAGGCGGTTCAGGCTGGCGGGGAGGATGCCGCGGGGGAAGTAGAGGCGGGGAGCGCCGGTGACCTGGGCGAGGGCGCGTTCGGCGGCGGGCAGGGCGTAGGCCTCGAAGTCCTCCCGGTCCAGTTCGCCGGCCCAGGTGTCGAAGAGCTGCACGCCCTGGGCGCCGGCCCCGATGTGGAGGTTGAGGAGGCGGGCGCTGGCGTCCGCCAGCTTGTCCAGCCACTGGCGGGCCTTCACGGGTTCCTGGTGGAGGAAGGCCTTGGCCCGGGCCCAGGTCTTGCTGCCCTTGCCCTCCAGGCCGTAGGCCAGCAGGGTCCAGGGGGCGCCGGCGAAGCCCAGGAGGGCCTTCTCGGGCGGCAGTTCGGCCCGCACCTTGCGCAGGGCGGCCTGGACGGATTCGTAGACCCGCTCGTCGGGGACGGTGGCCGGGTCCACCTGGTCCAGGGTCCGGGTGAGGCGGGGGCCGCCCTCCGGAATGACCACGCCGCAGCCGAGGGCCTCCAGGATGACGAGGATGTCCGAGAAGATGATCGCCCCGTCCAGCTTGGGGAAGCGGCGGGTGGGCTGGAGGGTCACCTCGGCGGCCAGGTCGGCGTCGTAGAGGAGGTCCTCGAAGGAGGCCTTGGCCCGGATGGCCCGGTACTCGGGCAGGAAGCGCCCGGCCTGGCGCATGAACCAGACGGGGGGCACGGGGAGGACTTCACCTTGGAGGGCACGGACGAGCGGAGCGGTCATGGCCGTTCTTTCAAGGAAGGCGCGTGCCGGGTGGAAGCCCGGCACGCGAGGGGTCGAAGGAATGGGGCGGGGACGGGGGGCGGCCCCCTCCCCTACTTGAGGGCCGCGGCGACGACGCCGATGGCCCGCTCCACGTGCGCCAGCTCATCGTCGCCGTGGGCGGCGGAGAGGAAGGCGACCTCGTAGCCGGAGGGCGGCAGGTAGACGCCCTCCTTCAGGAGGAGTCCGTGCATGGTGTTGAACTTGGCGATGGCGCCCGATTCCACGCGGTCGGCGCGCTTGACGCCGGGCTGGAAGAGCGGCCACAGGAGGCTGCCCACGCGGGGGACGTGGAGGCCGGGGATCTTCTCGAAGGCGGCGGCCCACTGGGCGCCCTTCTGTTCCAGGTCCCGGTAGAGGTTGGGGGTCAGGCGCTCCAGGGTGGCCAGGCCGGCGGCCATGGCCACGGGGTTGCCGCTGAGGGTGCCGGCCTGGTAGACCGGGCCATCGGGCGAGATGACGCCCATGATGTCCTTGCGGCCGCCGTAGAGGCCAACGGGCATGCCGCCGCCGATGATCTTGCCGTAGGTGACCAGGTCCGGGGTGATGCCCAGGTACTCCGCCGCGCCGCCGGGGGCGACGCGGAAGCCGCTGATGACCTCGTCGAAGATCAGCACGGTCCCGTGCTGGGTGCAGAGCTCGCGCAGGCGGGTGAGGAAGCTCGAATCCTGGAGCAGCAGGCCGTTGTTGGCGGGGATGGGCTCGATGATGGCCGCCGCCAGCTCGTGGCCGATCTCGCGGAAGGTGCGCTCGAGGGCTTCGGCGTCATCCAGGCTGATGACGGTGGTGAGGTCCGCGAAGCCCTTGGGCACGCCGGCGGAGCTGGGCTCGCCGAAGGTGACCAGGCCGGAGCCGGCCTTCACCAGCATGGCGTCGCTGTGCCCGTGGTAGCAGCCGTCGAACTTGAGGATCCGCTCCCGCTTCGTGAAGCCGCGGGCGGCGCGCAGGGCGGACATGACCGCCTCGGTGCCCGAGGACACGAACCGCATCTTCTCGACGAAGGGCACCATCTGCTTGATGCGCCGGGCGAGGGCGATCTCGCGGCGGCTGGGCGCCCCGAAGGTGAGCCCCTCCTCCATGGCCTCCCGGGCCGCGTCGATGACGGAGGGGTGGGCGTGGCCGAGGATCAGGGGGCCCCAGGACATGCAGAGGTCCACGTACCGGCGGCCCTCCTCGTCCTCGAACCGGCTGCCCCAGGCCTTGCGGAAGAACTTGGGCGTGCCGCCCACGGCGCGGAAGGCGCGCACGGGGCTGGAGACGCCGCCGGGGAAATGGGTGATGGCTTCCTGGAACAG
Encoded here:
- the hemN gene encoding oxygen-independent coproporphyrinogen III oxidase, translated to MALALSELIKHYDRPGPRYTGYPMPPVWSEGFPQEEVVQALGRADLDPQPLSLYAHLPFCGRRCSYCGCNVVVSPKYTPVEGFLRALDAEVELWAKHLPGRRKAVQLHWGGGTPTYLDVPDLRRTFELITRRFELLPHAEVSIEVDPTFLRPDQLPALREMGFNRVSFGVQDLDEGVQALITRGQTWQHTLDTVRQARSLGFPGINLDLVYGLPGQTLETFRRTLESTLELAPDRMAIYGFAYLPKVLAHQRTIPVETLPKPELRLELLLLAVDILEKHGYVAIGMDHFARPDDEMAKAVKEGRLIRNFMGYAVAAGSDLLGFGPSAISNVAGVYSQNEKILTKWERDVENGRFSVHKGYRLNDEDLMRRWLIHELMGTFELRWEAVRAKYGIDGRTHFADAIEELRAEVPFGTVRVEDEGIFITPLGRRFVRNLVQPFDAYLKKLAASTPFSRTV
- the hemE gene encoding uroporphyrinogen decarboxylase, producing MTAPLVRALQGEVLPVPPVWFMRQAGRFLPEYRAIRAKASFEDLLYDADLAAEVTLQPTRRFPKLDGAIIFSDILVILEALGCGVVIPEGGPRLTRTLDQVDPATVPDERVYESVQAALRKVRAELPPEKALLGFAGAPWTLLAYGLEGKGSKTWARAKAFLHQEPVKARQWLDKLADASARLLNLHIGAGAQGVQLFDTWAGELDREDFEAYALPAAERALAQVTGAPRLYFPRGILPASLNRLPCEGFAVSWQVPMAEARDLFPGKVLQGNLDPTALLAGKETAVRKARAIVETMKGRPHVFNLGHGLLPETDPDVVGAVIDAVKG
- the hemL gene encoding glutamate-1-semialdehyde 2,1-aminomutase; this encodes MTNETLFQEAITHFPGGVSSPVRAFRAVGGTPKFFRKAWGSRFEDEEGRRYVDLCMSWGPLILGHAHPSVIDAAREAMEEGLTFGAPSRREIALARRIKQMVPFVEKMRFVSSGTEAVMSALRAARGFTKRERILKFDGCYHGHSDAMLVKAGSGLVTFGEPSSAGVPKGFADLTTVISLDDAEALERTFREIGHELAAAIIEPIPANNGLLLQDSSFLTRLRELCTQHGTVLIFDEVISGFRVAPGGAAEYLGITPDLVTYGKIIGGGMPVGLYGGRKDIMGVISPDGPVYQAGTLSGNPVAMAAGLATLERLTPNLYRDLEQKGAQWAAAFEKIPGLHVPRVGSLLWPLFQPGVKRADRVESGAIAKFNTMHGLLLKEGVYLPPSGYEVAFLSAAHGDDELAHVERAIGVVAAALK